In Novipirellula artificiosorum, the genomic window GAAGAAGGTCGTGGTTCAATTGGCGGACGAAACCGAGATTGAAGCGAGCGAAGTGCACGGCGACCCGGATAGCGACATCGCCATCGTTCGCATTGAACGGGAGCAACCATTTCAAGCAGCCGGGCTCGCGGACAGCGACAGGGTGGAAATTGGAGATTGGGTCCTGGCGATCGGCAGTCCCTTTCGACTCGAGGCGACCGTCAGTGCAGGGATCATCAGTGCCAAGAATCGAACGCTGGTGCGAATTCGTCGAGGACGGTTGTTGCAAACCGATGCCGCAATCAATCCGGGGAATTCAGGGGGCCCGCTTGTGGACTTGGATGGCAAAGCCATTGCGATCAGTACGGCAATCGCGACCCGAAGCGGTGGCTATCAAGGCATCGGATTTGCCATTCCGATCAACCAAGCCAAGTGGATTGCGGATGAATTGGACCACCATGGAAGGGTTCGCCGCGCAGCGATCGGGATCGTGCTTGCGGAACTGAATCCAAAGAATGCAAAGATCTTCAAACTTCCCGTTGGTTTAGGGGTCGTTGCCTACCAGGTGATCGAAGGATCGGCAGCCGATCGCGCCGGACTAAAACCGCTCGATGTGATTTTGGAGTTCGCCGGTGAGCGAGTTCGCAAGCCAAGCACGTTGCAAGAAGTCGTCGAGCGGAAACCGGTCGGTTCAACTCAAGAGGTGAAGATCTATCGCAGGGGCGAAGAGATCGTGTTGACGGTGGAACTTGCGACGCTTGAGGACCCAACGCTGGGGGGCGAGAAGGAAGCTGAGGGTGAGGAAGAGAAAGCTAGCGAAGAGGCTGGCACTGACGAAGACGAGGATGCCGCTGCTTTGGAGGAATGAAGTGCTGTTGGAGTTCACGCTTCAGCATGCGACCGAGCAAGCCCCCAACCGAAGTCGCTTAAAGGCTACGACTCCAGCGCGTTGGAGTTCAGGCTTTAGCCGCCCGAGTGAGCAAGCATCCCCAACCGCAGTCGCCTAAAGGCTACGACTCCAGCGCGTCGGAGTTCAGGCTCTAGCCGCCGGATCGAGCATGGGTTAGAGAAGTTGCCGTCGTGTCGCTTCACGCTGCGATCCATGAAGACGACTTGATCCGAGAGCATCGAGTCGATTCTATGGCGACGTTTTCAGGGCCAATTCCAGCGCGGTGACGGTTTCAGGCGATGGTTTAAACGAGCCAGGCCGATGGCCTTGGGCGATCATCACCGGCGTCCAGCCCGATTGGTTCTTGTGATTCCAAGTGTCCGGATCGGCGCCGTGGGCAGCCAAGTAGGTCACGACGGCGGGGAAGTTGCGATAGGCGGCTCCATGCATGGCCGTCTCTTGGTTGGCATCGACGGTGTTCACGTCCGCCCCGCAAGAAATCAAGAACTCCAATGCCTGAAGCACCTCTCTCTCCGTGCCCGCTTCCTCGCCGACCGCCCGTACGCCAACGCCTGCTGCGGCCATCAGCGGAGTGCAGCCCTCGACATTGCCAAGGATCGGGTCGGCACCGAGCTCGAACAGCACGTGCATCAGCGGCAGATCGGCGGTTTTGGCGGCCCACAACATCGGTGTGGCTCCGCGAGGGTTCAGCACCGCCCGTCCACCTTTGCCGGATTCGAGTTTCCGGTTGACGTCCGCACCGGCATCGACCAATGCCCGCACAAACTGCAAATCGGTGATGTTTCCTGAGCCTCTTGGAGGCGGGTCACCATCGGGGTTGTCGCCGCGGTTCGGCTTGCGAACCCAAGTGAGGACATGCAGCGGTGTGAACCCGCTACGTTGGTCGTTCGGATCGGCCCCGTAGCCGATCAGCTGCATGGCCAATTCAAAATGGCCGCTCTCGACTGCCAGAATCAAAGCGGAGGTTCCCGCTCGCGGTGCACGCTCACCAGACTTTGTGGCGGGTAGGGCTGCATTGACGTCGACTCCTGCTTCGATGAGACGATCGACAATTTTCGGGTGGCCATCGCGAGCGGCAAACATCAAGGCAGTGAAGCCACCTTTGCTGGTTGCCGCTGGATCCGCACCTTCGGTCAACAGTGCATCGACGGCAGCAAAGTTGCCGTGCGCGGCTGCCCACATGATCGCCGTTTGCCCGCGTCGTTCGGTCGCCTCCAGTTCCGCTCCGTGTGAGCGTAACAACTTGATCGATACAGGATTGTCACATTTTGACGCAAGCATCAGCGGTGTCACGCCACCGGTTTGAGTCGCGTTCGCATCAGCGGACGCTTCCAGTAATGTGCCGACGAGTTTGGCATTGCCGGCCGAACAAGCAATCGATAACGGAGTGATGTCGTATCGAGTGGTTGCATTGACATTCGCACCCGCTTCGATCAACTGTCGGGTTGTGGTGACGTTTTGGTGAAAGACGGACCAATGGATCGCGGTCATCCCATCGGGTTGCGGATCGCTGGGGGAATGGCCTTGGGAGATCAGGTCCGAGACACGTTGCCACTGCTGCGATTGTGCTGCATCGGCGATCGGCGATGAATCCTCCGCGCGAACGACCGAAACGCAGATCGCGAAGGTTGTGGCGAGGAGGCGAAGGTGAATGGCGAGATTCATAGGGCGGTTGTCGAGACGTCTTCGAAAAGAGCAAAGGTCGGGTGGATGGAATCGCAGCGCCGCGTGGCCTAGACCGACAAGGGTTCGAACAACTCGGATGCCGTTCCATCGCTGTCCGCGAACGAATCCATTTCAACCCCGACTTTGTTCAGCAGGGTTAAGTGAAGATTCGCCAACGGTGTGGGGGATGGATAACGAATGTGGCGGCCTCCTTGCATGTTGCCTGCGGCTCCGCCAGCAACCAAAATCGGAAGATCGGTATGATCGTGGGCATCGGAATCGCCCATCCCGCTGCCATACAGGTACAGCGAATGGTCCAACAAGGATCCGTTCCCTTCGGGCGTCGCCGCCATCTTCTCCAAAAACTCTGCAAACAGCGACACATGGAATTGGTTGATCTTGGCAATCTTTTCGAGCTTCTCGGGATTCTTGCCATGGTGCGACACGGGATGATGCGGCTCAGGGACCCCGATTTCCGGATACGACCGAGTGCTGGCTTCGCGAGCCAATTGGAAGGACACGATTCGCGTGATGTCGCCTTGGAATGCCAATAGCTGTAAATCAAACATCAATCGTGCATGGTCGGCATAGGCGGCGGGGACACCCACCGGTCGATCCAAGTCGGGCAGCGGATTGTCAGCAACGTTTGCCTCGGCTTGTTGAATCCGTTGCTCGACTTGGCGAACGCTGTCAAAGTAATCATCGACCTTGTTGCGATCTTTTGCACCGAGTTGCTTCTTGAACCGTTGCATCTCTTCGGCGACGGCATCAAGCAGACTGGATCGTCGCCGCAGTGCCGCACGACGCTGCATGGGCGAGCCCCCTTCGCCGAAAAGACTCTCAAACACGATTCGCGGGTGAGCTTCCGACGGCAACGGTGTCGTCGGTGAGGACCAGGAGAGGTTGTTTTGATAGGCACATGCGTATCCATTGTCACATTGACCCACGTTATTCAGCAGGTCCATGGCCAATTCCAACGAAGCCAATTGAGTTTGGCTCCCGAAGTGTTTGGCGGCGATCTGGTCAACGGTCACGCCAAGCTCGTAGTCGGAGCTCTCGGTACGTTTCGCTCGTGCTGCACTCAAGAACGCGGCGTTGGACGTCGCGTGAGATCCGGGATAGGCGTTGCGCAGCTCCATCCCGGTCACGACCGTCACTTGATCTTTGACATTTTCCAGCGGCTGCAATGTGAACGGCAGAGAACCAAGGGAGTCGTTGCTGGGCGGGTCCGACGAATCATGCTCCGGTGTCCACTGACGTGGATTGAATCCCATCGGAATGTAGACATACCCTAGTCGGCGCAACTTCGAAGCGTCCGCGGCCGTTTCGGCCAATGCGGTGTTTGCGGGAATCATCGCATCGAGTAAAGGCAACGAAAACGCGACGCCAGCGCCTCGCAAAAGCGTTCGCCGCGAGAGGGCGTTTTGGTTGAACGTCATTCGGAAATCCTCAATTGAAAAGGGGGACTCAATACGATGCCGGTGAGAAGTGATGAGAAACGGTATTCGTCCTCGGCTGCACGTCGAACGATTTGACGCACAGCGGGCCCGTCCGAGGATTCGACGCCGCGGCCGAGCGCGAAGGTGAGCAGTTTTTCGGTCAGTGCGCTAATGAAAACGTCGGGGCGCGAGAGGATGCCCGCTTCTAATTCGGAAACGTCTGCCACGCTGGTTCCGTCCGGCATGGCACCCGACGCGTCAACGCCTTGGCCGTCTTCGAAGATCCGCCAACGACCGACCGCATCATAGTTCTCCAGTGCAAAACCGACCGGGTCCATCAAGTTGTGGCAGGCGGCGCAGGCTGGGTTTTCTCGATGTAACGTCAGCCGCTCACGGACGGTCAAACGTTCTGCCGCAGCCTTGTCTTGCAAACTGGGCACGTTCGGTGGTGGTGGCGGCGGCGGTGTGCCGAGGATGTTCTTCAGGATCCAATTGCCGCGAAGGGTCGGTGAGGTTCGGGTCGCGTAGGATGTCACCGCCAAAATACTGGCGTGTCGCAAAATACCGCCACGGTGCTGTGCGTCCGTGACCGTGACGGGCCGAAAATGGCTGCCGATGACTCCGGGGATTCCATAATGCCTCGCTAACCGCTCATTCAAAAAGGTCGTGTCGGTGCGAATCAACTCCAACACGCTGCGGTCGTCTCGGATCAACGATTCAAACAGCAACTCGGTTTCACGACGCATCGCAGTGCGAAGATTGTCATCGAAGTCAGGAAACTTTCGCATGTCCGGTCGCACGGAATCCAAGTTTCGCAGATACAACCACTGAGCCGCAAAATTTTCGACCAAGGACTGTGACCGCTCATCCTTCAACATTCGTTGAACCTGCGACACCAGCACTTCATCCTGATGAAGCGTGCCAGCTTCTGCCAAATCCAAGAGAGCCTGATCCGGAAGGCTGCTCCACAGAAAAAAAGAGAGTCGAGACGCCAACGTCAGGTCCGAGATGCGATAGACCTCGCCCGCTTCAATTCCGCTCGGATCGGATTCCGCACGCAATAAGAAATGTGGGTTCACCAAGATGGCCGTCAGCGCCGCTTCGATGCCGGCCTCGAAACCATCGGTATCGTTGCGTTGTCGAAAGAATCGCATCGGCACGAGCATGTCGTCTTCGGTGACGGGGCGTCGATACGCTAAGCGAATCAAGGGAGCCAAGATCTTTCTTGCACAAGCATCGGGTTCGGCGTCCGTTTGGGGGCGGCAAGAAAACAGACGCTGTCGACTGGGGGTCTCGCCTCGGCCTTCCGATTCAAAGGGTCCGACAATCGACACTTCGAACAATGCCGGGGTCTGGCGAGGATGACGATGGCGATTGAAGCTGGCATCGAAAGGTTGTCGCTTGATTTCGGAAAGCGAAGCAAACTTCTGGGGAAAGGTGACGCCGATTTGGTGCGGACCCGCCGTGACACGGAAGCGTTTCTTTAGGTGGGCCTCCACCAGCGTATCGTCTTTGCCGTATCCCTTGCCTTCAGGTGGCTTGACGGTGAATCGATGCTGCAAATCGCGATCAATCAGAAAATCAATGTCGTGAGGTTCACGCAATCCTTCGACGTTTTCATCGCGATCACGCGTCAAGCGTAGTTGAATTTCATACTCGCCCGTGACGGGGAAGTGGTGCTGGATCAGCGTGCCACCGCGTGTTCCAAGCGGTAGACCGTCGACGTGCGATTCTTGTGACCGATCCGCAGGCAGGCGGATCGTGGTTCCACCGGGGCTGAGGCCGGTGCCACCGACGGCCAATCGGCTGATCTTCTCTGCTGCCGACAAATAGCGATTGAGCAAAACGGGTGGCAGGTCGCCTACGGTGACGTTATCAAAACCATGTCCCGACTGATCGGGTGGCAGCAACGATTCGACATCGACGTCGAGCGCCAGCAAATCTCGGATCGCAGCTCGATACTCGGCTCGATTGAGTCGCCGGATCGAATCGGTCCGGCCCGGGGTAGGATGACGGGCGACCGCATCGTCGAGTACCGACTCGATGGTCGAAAGAACCTTGTCGTAGTCCGCTTCGTCTGGCTTCGAGTAGTCCGCAGGCGGCATCTGGCGAGCACGGAGCCGCTTGACGACCTTGTCCCAGACGTCGGAATCGGCACGACTCGATGGCAGCGATGCGGCAACCGCTGCGACGTCCAGACCTTCGAGTACCAAGCCCGATTCCGGATCGTCGGTGCTGTGACAATCAATGCAGTACGATTCAACAAACGTGCTGACGGCACGATGCCGGCCCGCCGACGTAGCGAGATCGTCTGCGTAACCTGGCAACGAAAGGGTCGGAATCGCGGCGACGATCAGGATCGAGGTGAGATGTTTCATGCCCCCCATTGTAATGGCAAATGCACGATGCTGCACGCAACAGCGTGAAGCTGCCAGCAACCCAATTGTTGGCATGCATGCATCTGCCTGCCTCGAAACCACCCTGTGATCCGCCGACCCCATCCTGTTCTGCTGAAAAAAGGAACGCGTCAGCTTCCTGCACGATTGCGGATCATTCGAATTCGATCACGTTCAAGTCGGCTCGTTTTTCGGCCAACTCGTCGATCACATCGAACCCGATGGACGTGTTTGCGACGTTGAGGTATTTCAGCTTGGGCAGCTCTGCGAGTTTGCGGAAACTATCGTCGCTCAATTGAGTTCCAGCGACGTTGAGGTTTTCGAGGTTCTCAAGCTTCATCAAGGCGTCGATCGATTCGTCACTGATATCCGTACTCTTCAAATTCAATTCAGTCAGCTGTTTCAGATTGCCGAATTCCTTGACAACTTCGTCATCGGTCTTGGTTTCCCACAAACCAACGTAGGTCAAGTCCTTTAATCCACCGATCAGTTTCAATCCATCGGTACTCAGTAATCGGCATTCGGCCAAGTCTAAGAAGGCGACGCCTGGCCACGACGCGATGACCTTCATCCCGTCATCATCGATCGAAGAGTCACGCAGTTCCAGGCGATTTAGGTTTTTGAGATTTGCGATCGCCTTGAATCCTACGCCGGTGACATCGGTGCCGCGAATGCGGAGGCGAGTCAGCTTCGACAGCCCTGCCAACTCTTTCATCCCATCGTCATTGATTTTTGTATAGTCCAATTGAATCGACTGCAACGTCGGCATCCCGCCAAGAACGATCAACGATTCGTTGCTGATCGAGGTGCAGTAGTTGGCATTAAACGATTTCAACGGCAAACCGGCCAACTTGGCGACACCGTCGTCGGTGACCTTGGATTTTTCAACCTGAATATCGGCAAGCGTTTTGATCTTGGAAAGCTCATCGAGTGCTTCATCCTGCACGTTGGTGTTGCGCAAATCGATCGCTCGCAATTTGCCAAGCGATGACAACTTGGCAAGGCCGTCTTTTGACACACTCGTACGACGTAGGAATAACGCTTCGAGGCTTCCGAGTTTTCCTGCTGAATCGAGTGATTTGTCGGTGATGGCTGAATCGGTAAGGTCAAGTCGTTTGAGTTTCGACCATCCTTCGATGACCGACAGCCCTTCGTCCGTAACACCGGGGCCGGTGAACCTCGCAATTTCGACATTGGGCAAGCCTGCAAGGTGCGGCAACGTGTCGGCCATGCTGGTGCCATCGGCAAGCCCTTCGCTCGCAACGGCCAATTCGACCACATTGCCTGCGACATTCTTCTTCAACAAGTACCCCGCCTCGGTCAAGGCGGCGACGTCCTCGGGTGAATCGGGCGTAACGGCTGGCTGGGCGGGTACGGTTTCCACGCTCGATTCAGGGATCGGCACAACGCAAGTGGAGTCTTCTCGGGCGCATCCGATCCAAGACAATGTGGAAAGCCAAAGGGTGACCGCAAGCGTTCGGGTGCAATGGCGGCGATCGATCGCGAACGTGGTAACAATAGAGGCCATGGTGGGTCGATACTCCAAAGAGTCGGTGGGATAGCGAAATCGGAACCGAAAGGTTAAGCCCTTGCTCAAATTCTGGCAAGAAACCACTTCCGTCATTCATCCCAAACCGCATCAGAATGAAGAAGGCAGGATTGTTGTCCCTCGACCGCCCCCTTGGTATCCTGGAAGGGCGGTTTTGCGAACCTTTTCAAAATCCCACCTCCGTTTTTCCTACCTAAACCTTTCGAAGGACATTTGATGAGCAGAAAAAGTACACGGCGAACCTTCCTTGGCCAAACCACAGCGATCGGCGCTGGTGTTGGTTTCTGGTCCGGGACCTCCATGATCAGCCGCGGTGAAGATTCGGCGCTGCAAGGTTTGTCCGCAGCATGCATTGGCGTCGGCGGCAAAGGCGGTAGCGATACCAGCCACATCGGCGATCAAGGCGTTGCGATTGTCGGTTTGTGTGACGTCGATGGCGGAACCTTGACCAAGAAGGGACGCGAGTATCCCGACGCGAAGCAGTTTAACGACTTCCGCGAAATGCTCGACCAACTGGGTGACAAGGTTGATATCGTTACCGTCAGCACCCCCGATCACACGCATACCGCTGCTGCGATTCGTGCGATGCGTATGAAAAAGCATATCTATTGCCAAAAGCCCATGACTTGGTCCATTCGCGAAGCGCGGATGATGCGAGAAACGGCTGCCGAAATGGGTGTGATCACTCAGATGGGTAACCAAGGAACGGCCGAAGACGGTTTGCGTGAGTCGGTTGAGATCATTCAAAGTGGTGGCATCGGCGATGTGGCCGAAGTCCACATTTGGTCCAACCGACCGATCTGGCCGCAAGGCAAGGGGCGCCCAGACGGTGAAGATCCCATTCCCGAGGACTTGAACTGGGATGCCTGGATCGGCCCAGCTCCGATGCGTCCGTTCAAGAAAGGCGAATACCATTCGTTCAATTGGCGTGGTTGGTGTGACTTTGGCACCGGTGCCCTCGGCGATATGGCGTGCCATACGACGAACATGCCTGTCATGGCATTGAAGTTGTGGGACCCGATCGCAGTCACCGCGGTAAGGAATCCTGGGATTGTGGAAGGCGAAACCTATCCCGCAAGTTCGGCTTTGATGTTCGAATTCCCTGAGCGAGAAGGATTGCCCGCCTGTAAGTTCTACTGGTACGACGGTGGCGAGCTTCCACCGGATGAAATCATCAGCCAACTTCCCGCGTCCTTCCAAAAACGCATGGCGGATCAGAAAGAAGGTGGTCGCAAAACCAGTGGTGCAGTGGTCGTTGGTAGCAAAGGTTTGTTGTTCTCACCTGATGATTACGGCGCGAAGCATTACTTGTTGCCCGAAGATGACTTCGCCGACTACAAGATGCCTGCGCAAACGTTGCCGCGGATTCCATTCAAAGCGGGTGGTGACGAGCGACACAAATGGGAATTCGTCAGCACGGTCAAGGGCGAGTACGAACCTGGCACGTTGTCCAACTTCGGTTACGCTGGCCGTTTGACCGAAACGATTCTCGTCGGGAACCTGGCATTGCGTGCCGGCGAAGGCAAGCGAATCGAATGGAACGCGAAGGAGCTGATGAGTCCGAACGTTCCGGAAATCAACCAGTTCGTACAACGCGAATATCGTGAAGGCTGGGAAGTCTAGTCCCGCGGATTTCTCTGCCGAATCACCGTCAAGCGATAAGCCGAGTCTCTTTCACCAAGAGGCTCGGCTTTTTTTGTTTGGCCAACCGCTGGCCGTCACGTGAAATCGCGACCCCTTGATAGTGGTTGTCGGGAATAGCTTAGGATAGGGGTGGCTCGATTTCCAGAAGGCGTTCTGAGATGATTCAATGATAGAGGCTGGTCATTGGTGTACAATTAATGGTAGTTCCTATAAAAAGCTGTGTTCGTTGTTGCGGACGGTCCTCCCTTGCGGACGAGTGTTCTGGGAGTGGTTCGGGGCGGTTGTTCTCTCGCCGTTGCTTCCAAACCTGGAAGCGGCGCAAAATCTTCATTTGGTTCTGACCACGACACGCTTTGTTGTTTTTCATAATCTTAATTTCTTTTGGAGTCTTCAAAATGCCCAAATCGATTCGTTCTGCAGCCAGTCTTTTCTGTCTTTTTCTCGCTGTGGGTTTGGTAGTGGGTTGTGGTAGCGACGATGCAGGACCGCATTCGACTACCAACGAAATTCAGTCCTACCTGGAAGAGAATCCTGATGTCGTCATGACTGCTGACGACGAGCCACCGAGCGAAGAAGAGCAGTACCGGATGAGTGATGCGATGGAGTGAACGTTCGCATCCTGAACGGATTGATCAAGTTCCATGGAATGATGTGTTTCTTGAAGCATCATTTGAGGGTGGTTCTGTTTTTGTTTTTTTTTGATTTTAGTGAGAGGTTTTCGAAATGAGTCTTAGAAAAGAACGCAGCGCATTTACGCTCGTTGAGTTGTTGGTGGTGATCGCCATCATCGGCGTGCTGGTCGGGCTGTTGCTTCCCGCGGTGCAGGCAGCGAGAGAGGCTGCACGTCGGATGAGTTGCAGTAACAACGTCAAACAGATCGGATTGGGATTTCACAACTATCACTCCGCATTCCGCCAGCTGCCGGTTCATCGAGGTGGAACCTCTTTGGTATTTGGGAACAATGATCCGCAGTCGCGTGTTCCGACCACCATGGGCGGGCAATATGGTGGCAACAACATTAACAACTTGAGCACCTTGGTGCCGCTGACGCCGTTCATCGAGCAACAAGCCATTTGGGAACAAATTAGTAACCGTTTTGCGGTAACGGACCCTGTGGCGGCAGCAGGAACTTATTTTTTCAGTCCTATGGGGCCCAACCCGGACATCAATCTGACGCAGCAAGGAACGTATCGATACGATCCTTGGATGACCGATATCGCGACTTACCGATGCCCGAGCGATCCGGGAAGCGGTTTGCCTGGCCAGGGGCGTACCAATTACGGCGTGTGCGTTGGCGATGCGTTGGGACTGCAGAATGACGGGGGGATCAATCAGAATGGAACGGTCAACGCGACGCGCTTGCCTCGTGCCAAAACCAGTTGCCGTGGGATGTTCTTTTCACGAAATGTGATGCGATTCCGAGACGTGATCGACGGGCTTTCCAATACGATCATGGGCGGCGAATTCAATACGGATCTCGGGGATTCCGATGTAACAACCCGGGCGGTCAATGGAAGTAGCGGCGGGAGTATCATTAACGATCCGTCCCGATGCGAGAACTTTGTTGATCCGACACGCCCTCAAAATTGGGATCCAACCGCCCCGTTTAGCGGAAGTGATCAAGTGCAACGAGGTCTGAAGTGGGCGAGTGGCTACACCATCCATAGTGGAATCACCACGATTCTTCCACCGAATTCGCCTATCTGTACCCACGGTGCTGGGACTTGGCGAGAGACGGGTGCCGCGCCGAGTAGTCGACACCAGGGCGGTGCTCACATTTTGATGGGCGATGGCGCCGTAAAGTTCATTACGGACTCGATCGAAGCTGGCAACAAGAACGCTGGCAACATCTGGTGGGGAGCAACTGGCGCTCGTGCACCCGGGAGACCCAGTC contains:
- a CDS encoding Gfo/Idh/MocA family protein — translated: MSRKSTRRTFLGQTTAIGAGVGFWSGTSMISRGEDSALQGLSAACIGVGGKGGSDTSHIGDQGVAIVGLCDVDGGTLTKKGREYPDAKQFNDFREMLDQLGDKVDIVTVSTPDHTHTAAAIRAMRMKKHIYCQKPMTWSIREARMMRETAAEMGVITQMGNQGTAEDGLRESVEIIQSGGIGDVAEVHIWSNRPIWPQGKGRPDGEDPIPEDLNWDAWIGPAPMRPFKKGEYHSFNWRGWCDFGTGALGDMACHTTNMPVMALKLWDPIAVTAVRNPGIVEGETYPASSALMFEFPEREGLPACKFYWYDGGELPPDEIISQLPASFQKRMADQKEGGRKTSGAVVVGSKGLLFSPDDYGAKHYLLPEDDFADYKMPAQTLPRIPFKAGGDERHKWEFVSTVKGEYEPGTLSNFGYAGRLTETILVGNLALRAGEGKRIEWNAKELMSPNVPEINQFVQREYREGWEV
- a CDS encoding DUF1552 domain-containing protein, with translation MTFNQNALSRRTLLRGAGVAFSLPLLDAMIPANTALAETAADASKLRRLGYVYIPMGFNPRQWTPEHDSSDPPSNDSLGSLPFTLQPLENVKDQVTVVTGMELRNAYPGSHATSNAAFLSAARAKRTESSDYELGVTVDQIAAKHFGSQTQLASLELAMDLLNNVGQCDNGYACAYQNNLSWSSPTTPLPSEAHPRIVFESLFGEGGSPMQRRAALRRRSSLLDAVAEEMQRFKKQLGAKDRNKVDDYFDSVRQVEQRIQQAEANVADNPLPDLDRPVGVPAAYADHARLMFDLQLLAFQGDITRIVSFQLAREASTRSYPEIGVPEPHHPVSHHGKNPEKLEKIAKINQFHVSLFAEFLEKMAATPEGNGSLLDHSLYLYGSGMGDSDAHDHTDLPILVAGGAAGNMQGGRHIRYPSPTPLANLHLTLLNKVGVEMDSFADSDGTASELFEPLSV
- a CDS encoding DUF1592 domain-containing protein, whose protein sequence is MKHLTSILIVAAIPTLSLPGYADDLATSAGRHRAVSTFVESYCIDCHSTDDPESGLVLEGLDVAAVAASLPSSRADSDVWDKVVKRLRARQMPPADYSKPDEADYDKVLSTIESVLDDAVARHPTPGRTDSIRRLNRAEYRAAIRDLLALDVDVESLLPPDQSGHGFDNVTVGDLPPVLLNRYLSAAEKISRLAVGGTGLSPGGTTIRLPADRSQESHVDGLPLGTRGGTLIQHHFPVTGEYEIQLRLTRDRDENVEGLREPHDIDFLIDRDLQHRFTVKPPEGKGYGKDDTLVEAHLKKRFRVTAGPHQIGVTFPQKFASLSEIKRQPFDASFNRHRHPRQTPALFEVSIVGPFESEGRGETPSRQRLFSCRPQTDAEPDACARKILAPLIRLAYRRPVTEDDMLVPMRFFRQRNDTDGFEAGIEAALTAILVNPHFLLRAESDPSGIEAGEVYRISDLTLASRLSFFLWSSLPDQALLDLAEAGTLHQDEVLVSQVQRMLKDERSQSLVENFAAQWLYLRNLDSVRPDMRKFPDFDDNLRTAMRRETELLFESLIRDDRSVLELIRTDTTFLNERLARHYGIPGVIGSHFRPVTVTDAQHRGGILRHASILAVTSYATRTSPTLRGNWILKNILGTPPPPPPPNVPSLQDKAAAERLTVRERLTLHRENPACAACHNLMDPVGFALENYDAVGRWRIFEDGQGVDASGAMPDGTSVADVSELEAGILSRPDVFISALTEKLLTFALGRGVESSDGPAVRQIVRRAAEDEYRFSSLLTGIVLSPPFQLRISE
- a CDS encoding ankyrin repeat domain-containing protein; amino-acid sequence: MNLAIHLRLLATTFAICVSVVRAEDSSPIADAAQSQQWQRVSDLISQGHSPSDPQPDGMTAIHWSVFHQNVTTTRQLIEAGANVNATTRYDITPLSIACSAGNAKLVGTLLEASADANATQTGGVTPLMLASKCDNPVSIKLLRSHGAELEATERRGQTAIMWAAAHGNFAAVDALLTEGADPAATSKGGFTALMFAARDGHPKIVDRLIEAGVDVNAALPATKSGERAPRAGTSALILAVESGHFELAMQLIGYGADPNDQRSGFTPLHVLTWVRKPNRGDNPDGDPPPRGSGNITDLQFVRALVDAGADVNRKLESGKGGRAVLNPRGATPMLWAAKTADLPLMHVLFELGADPILGNVEGCTPLMAAAGVGVRAVGEEAGTEREVLQALEFLISCGADVNTVDANQETAMHGAAYRNFPAVVTYLAAHGADPDTWNHKNQSGWTPVMIAQGHRPGSFKPSPETVTALELALKTSP
- a CDS encoding S1C family serine protease, with the protein product MNRSLPCFPPTALLLCLLPLLFVSTVARADELGAEGLDQESAQDIQAGPRALSRAFRLAARQATPSVVTVYSYGQNVESDGQQEAADADTDQPGPTPPPRENVDGDSLQLTGLGSGVIVDPSGLIITNNHVITGAKKVVVQLADETEIEASEVHGDPDSDIAIVRIEREQPFQAAGLADSDRVEIGDWVLAIGSPFRLEATVSAGIISAKNRTLVRIRRGRLLQTDAAINPGNSGGPLVDLDGKAIAISTAIATRSGGYQGIGFAIPINQAKWIADELDHHGRVRRAAIGIVLAELNPKNAKIFKLPVGLGVVAYQVIEGSAADRAGLKPLDVILEFAGERVRKPSTLQEVVERKPVGSTQEVKIYRRGEEIVLTVELATLEDPTLGGEKEAEGEEEKASEEAGTDEDEDAAALEE
- a CDS encoding DUF1559 family PulG-like putative transporter, producing the protein MSLRKERSAFTLVELLVVIAIIGVLVGLLLPAVQAAREAARRMSCSNNVKQIGLGFHNYHSAFRQLPVHRGGTSLVFGNNDPQSRVPTTMGGQYGGNNINNLSTLVPLTPFIEQQAIWEQISNRFAVTDPVAAAGTYFFSPMGPNPDINLTQQGTYRYDPWMTDIATYRCPSDPGSGLPGQGRTNYGVCVGDALGLQNDGGINQNGTVNATRLPRAKTSCRGMFFSRNVMRFRDVIDGLSNTIMGGEFNTDLGDSDVTTRAVNGSSGGSIINDPSRCENFVDPTRPQNWDPTAPFSGSDQVQRGLKWASGYTIHSGITTILPPNSPICTHGAGTWRETGAAPSSRHQGGAHILMGDGAVKFITDSIEAGNKNAGNIWWGATGARAPGRPSPYGLWGALGTRALRETIEGDF
- a CDS encoding leucine-rich repeat domain-containing protein; protein product: MASIVTTFAIDRRHCTRTLAVTLWLSTLSWIGCAREDSTCVVPIPESSVETVPAQPAVTPDSPEDVAALTEAGYLLKKNVAGNVVELAVASEGLADGTSMADTLPHLAGLPNVEIARFTGPGVTDEGLSVIEGWSKLKRLDLTDSAITDKSLDSAGKLGSLEALFLRRTSVSKDGLAKLSSLGKLRAIDLRNTNVQDEALDELSKIKTLADIQVEKSKVTDDGVAKLAGLPLKSFNANYCTSISNESLIVLGGMPTLQSIQLDYTKINDDGMKELAGLSKLTRLRIRGTDVTGVGFKAIANLKNLNRLELRDSSIDDDGMKVIASWPGVAFLDLAECRLLSTDGLKLIGGLKDLTYVGLWETKTDDEVVKEFGNLKQLTELNLKSTDISDESIDALMKLENLENLNVAGTQLSDDSFRKLAELPKLKYLNVANTSIGFDVIDELAEKRADLNVIEFE